From Magnolia sinica isolate HGM2019 chromosome 13, MsV1, whole genome shotgun sequence, one genomic window encodes:
- the LOC131223257 gene encoding boron transporter 4-like: MDHFKYPFRGIIKDVKGRALCYKQDWIGGLRSGFGILAPTTYIFFASALPVIAFGEQLSRETDGALSTVETLVSTAICGVIHAILGGQPMLILGVAEPTVIMYSYLYNFCKGREQLGGRLFLAWAGWVCIWTAFLLFLFAIFNACAIISRFTRVAGELFGMLITVLFIQEAIKGLVSEFNKPEGEDPSSASYQFQWLYTNGLLGVIFSFGLLFTALKSRRARSWRYGTGWLRSFIADYGVPLMVLAWTALSYGVPSKVPSGVPRRLFSPLPWESGSLHHWTVAKDLMQVPPVYIFAAIIPAVMVAGLYFFDHSVASQLAQQKEFNLKNPSAYHYDILLLGFMVLLCGLLGIPPSNGVLPQSPMHTKSLAVLERQLIRKKMVKTAKEGIKQQDSISEIYGKMQAVFIEMDKSPATNSVVKELKDLKDAVIGSGGEGAKDAFDPEKHIDAYLPVRVNEQRLSNLLQSLLVGASLGAMPVIKRIPTSVLWGYFAYMAIDSLPGNQFWERILLLFVTPGRRYKVLEGAHASFVEAVPYKYIAFFTLFQFVYLLVCFGVTWIPIAGILFPLPFFLLISIRQHILPKLFQPFHLRELDAAEYEEITGTPRHSRSLSRKERESIQLDGDGSVEVCDAEILDELTTSRGEIKLRSSSFNDERHSQVYPDQAGS; the protein is encoded by the exons ATGGACCATTTTAAATATCCATTCAGAGGGATCATCAAGGATGTCAAAGGGAGAGCACTGTGCTATAAGCAAGATTGGATTGGCGGACTGCGTTCAGGCTTCGG GATATTGGCTCCGACTACGTATATCTTCTTCGCTTCTGCACTTCCAGTTATTGCCTTTGGAGAGCAATTGAGTCGCGAAACAG ATGGAGCCTTGAGCACCGTAGAAACTCTGGTCTCGACTGCTATCTGCGGTGTTATACATGCAATACTTGGCGGGCAGCCCATGTTGATTCTAGGAGTTGCGGAGCCCACTGTTATAATGTACTCTTATTTGTACAATTTCTGCAAAGGAAGGGAGCAGCTGGGGGGCCGCCTGTTCCTGGCATGGGCAGGATG GGTTTGTATTTGGACAGCTTTCCTGCTATTTCTTTTTGCAATATTCAATGCCTGTGCTATCATCAGTAGATTTACAAGGGTTGCAGGGGAGCTTTTTGGCATGTTGATTACAGTTCTTTTCATCCAGGAAGCAATTAAG GGATTAGTGAGCGAATTCAACAAGCCGGAAGGTGAAGATCCAAGTTCTGCATCGTACCAGTTCCAATGGCTTTATACAAATGGATTGCTAGGTGTCATATTCTCCTTCGGCCTACTCTTCACAGCACTAAAGAGTAGGAGGGCAAGGTCATGGCGATATGGCACAG GTTGGCTGAGAAGTTTCATTGCAGACTATGGGGTCCCGTTGATGGTCTTGGCGTGGACTGCGTTATCATACGGTGTACCGAGCAAGGTTCCTTCTGGAGTTCCAAGAAGGCTCTTTAGTCCACTTCCTTGGGAATCTGGATCTTTGCACCATTGGACCGTCGCCAAG GATCTGATGCAAGTTCCGCCGGTTTACATCTTTGCTGCCATAATACCGGCTGTGATGGTTGCGGGCCTTTACTTTTTCGATCACAGCGTAGCTTCACAGCTGGCCCAGCAGAAGGAGTTCAATCTGAAAAACCCGTCCGCTTATCATTATGACATTTTGTTGCTTGGGTTCATG GTTTTGCTTTGTGGTTTGCTTGGAATTCCTCCTTCCAATGGGGTCCTCCCACAATCCCCCATGCACACCAAAAGCCTTGCTGTTTTAGAGAGACAG CTAATTCGCAAGAAGATGGTAAAGACTGCAAAGGAAGGCATAAAACAGCAAGACAGCATCTCGGAAATCTATGGCAAGATGCAAGCAGTGTTCATAGAAATGGACAAAAGCCCTGCT ACAAACTCAGTAGTGAAAGAGCTGAAGGACTTGAAGGACGCAGTCATTGGGAGTGGTGGAGAGGGTGCAAAGGATGCATTTGATCCTGAGAAGCACATAGATGCCTATTTGCCTGTACGGGTTAACGAGCAGAGGCTGAGCAACCTGTTGCAGTCCCTACTGGTGGGTGCTAGCCTCGGCGCCATGCCTGTCATCAAGAGGATTCCAACGTCAGTGCTTTGGGGTTACTTTGCCTACATGGCCATCGACAGTCTCCCTGGGAATCAGTTCTGGGAAAGGATATTGCTACTCTTCGTCACTCCTGGACGACGATACAA GGTTCTGGAAGGGGCCCATGCTTCCTTTGTGGAAGCAGTACCGTACAAGTACATCGCCTTCTTTACTCTCTTCCAGTTCGTATATCTGCTGGTCTGTTTCGGGGTGACATGGATACCAATAGCAGGGATTCTTTTCCCTTTACCATTcttcctgctcatatccataaGACAGCATATCCTCCCCAAGTTGTTCCAACCATTTCATTTGCGGGAACTGGATGCAGCCGAGTACGAGGAAATCACAGGGACCCCACGTCACAGTCGTAGCTTATCACGCAAG GAGAGGGAATCGATTCAGTTGGACGGTGATGGGAGTGTGGAAGTCTGTGATGCTGAGATATTGGATGAACTCACAACCAGCAGAGGGGAGATTAAGCTTAGATCTTCGAGCTTCAACGATGAGAGGCATTCTCAG gtttacCCAGATCAAGCGGGGTCCTGA